A part of Uloborus diversus isolate 005 chromosome 6, Udiv.v.3.1, whole genome shotgun sequence genomic DNA contains:
- the LOC129224615 gene encoding inositol oxygenase-like: protein MSTAEVATPVNFMEPIPMLDPSELYRPDKNVEDFRLFSDDLCDPIQLRVRETYRLMHLNQTVDFVQEKMKHWSKFDKARLSVMDALEKLNCLVDESDPDVDVPNIIHAFQAAEGIREAHPDLDWFHLTGLVHDLGKIMALYGEPQWCVVGDTFPVGCAFAPSIVYRNTTFEGNPDLDNEKYSTHLGIYEEHCGLEKVIMSWGHDEYMYRVLKHNKCPLPEEALYVIRFHSFYPWHYNGDYNHLTTNKDNTMLKWVQEFNKFDLYSKSHKVPDIEALMPYYQSLIDKYMPGVLEW from the exons ATGTCTACTGCAGAAGTCGCAACTCCTGTTAATTTCATGGAGCCGATTCCCATGCTGGATCCCTCGGAGTTGTACAGGCCAGATAAAAATGTAGAAGATTTTCGCCTGTTTTCTGACGATCTG tgcgatCCTATTCAACTGAGGGTGAGAGAAACATATAGATTGATGCATTTGAATCAAACTGTGGACTTTGTTCAAGAGAAG atGAAACATTGGTCAAAATTTGACAAGGCACGCCTGAGCGTGATGGACGCTTTAGAGAAGCTCAACTGCTTAGTGGATGAAAGTGATCCCGATGTCGACGTGCCTAACATAATTCACGCCTTCCAGGCTGCCGAAGGGATTCGGGAGGCCCATCCCGACCTTGACTGGTTCCACCTTACCGGACTGGTTCACGATCTCGGCAAAATAATGGCTCTGTACGGAGAGCCTCAGTGGTGCGTTGTCGGCGACACTTTCCCTGTCGGCTGTGCGTTTGCTCCCTCTATTGTCTACAGAAACACCACTTTCGAAGGAAATCCTGACCTAGACAATGAAAAGTACAGCACTCACTTGGGCATTTACGAAGAGCACTGTGGACTCGAAAAAGTCATCATGTCTTGGGGCCACGATGAATACATGTATAGA GTATTGAAACATAACAAATGCCCTCTACCAGAAGAGGCTTTGTATGTGATAAGATTTCATTCCTTCTACCCATGGCACTATAATGGTGACTACAATCATCTTACAACCAACAAAGATAACACAATGTTGAAGTGGGTCCAAGAATTCAA CAAATTTGATCTTTACTCTAAATCGCACAAAGTTCCCGACATTGAAGCCTTGATGCCATACTACCAATCACTTATTGATAAATACATGCCTGGTGTTTTGGAGTGgtaa